A genome region from Macaca nemestrina isolate mMacNem1 chromosome 20, mMacNem.hap1, whole genome shotgun sequence includes the following:
- the LOC105495531 gene encoding free fatty acid receptor 1, with amino-acid sequence MDLPPQLSFALYVAAFALGFPLNVLAIRGARAHARRRLTPSLVYALNLGCSDLLLTVSLPLKAVEALASGAWPLPASLCPVFGVAHFAPLYAGGGFLAALSAGRYLGAAFPLGYQAFRRPCYSWGVCAAIWALVLCHLGLVFVLEAPGGWLDHSNTSLGINTPVNGSPVCLEAWDPASAGPARFSLSLLLFFLPLAITAFCYVGCLRALAHSGLTHRRKLRAAWVAGGALLTLLLCVGPYNASNVASFLNPNLGGSWRKLGLITGAWSVVLNPLVTGYLGRGPGLKTVCAARTQGSTSQK; translated from the coding sequence ATGGACCTGCCCCCGCAGCTCTCCTTTGCCCTCTATGTGGCGGCCTTTGCGCTGGGCTTCCCGCTCAACGTCCTGGCCATCCGAGGCGCGAGGGCCCACGCCCGGCGCCGTCTCACCCCCAGCCTGGTCTACGCCCTGAACCTGGGCTGCTCCGACCTGTTGCTGACAGTCTCCCTGCCCCTGAAGGCGGTGGAGGCGCTGGCCTCCGGGGcctggcctctgccggcctcactgTGCCCTGTCTTCGGGGTGGCCCACTTTGCTCCACTCTATGCCGGCGGGGGCTTCCTGGCCGCCCTGAGTGCAGGCCGCTACCTGGGAGCGGCCTTCCCCTTGGGCTACCAAGCCTTCAGGAGGCCGTGCTATTCCTGGGGAGTGTGTGCGGCCATCTGGGCCCTCGTCCTGTGTCACCTGGGTCTGGTCTTTGTGTTGGAGGCTCCGGGAGGCTGGCTGGACCACAGCAACACCTCCCTGGGCATCAACACACCGGTCAACGGCTCTCCCGTCTGCCTGGAGGCCTGGGACCCGGCCTCTGCCGGCCCGGCCCGCTTcagcctctctctcctgcttttttTCCTGCCCTTGGCCATCACGGCCTTCTGCTACGTGGGCTGCCTCCGGGCACTGGCCCACTCCGGCCTGACCCACAGGCGGAAGCTGAGGGCCGCCTGGGTAGCCGGCGGGGCCCTCCTCACGCTGCTGCTCTGCGTAGGACCCTACAACGCCTCCAATGTGGCCAGCTTTCTGAACCCCAATCTGGGAGGCTCCTGGCGGAAGCTGGGGCTCATCACGGGTGCCTGGAGTGTGGTGCTCAACCCGCTGGTGACCGGTTACTTGGGAAGGGGTCCTGGCCTGAAGACAGTGTGTGCGGCAAGAACGCAAGGGAGCACGTCCCAGAAGTAA
- the LOC105495530 gene encoding free fatty acid receptor 3: protein MGAGPDQSYFSGNHWFVFSVYLLTFLVGLPLNLLALVVFVGKLRRCPVAVDVLLLNLTASDLLLLLFLPFRMVEAASGMRWPLPFILCPLSGFIFFTTVYLTALFLAAVSVERFLSVAYPLWYKTRPRLGQAGLVSVACWLLASAHCSVVYIVEFSGDTSHSQSINGTCYLEFRKDQLAFLLPVRLEMAVVLFVVPLIITSYCYSRLVWILGRGGSHRRQRRVAGLVAATLLNFLVCFGPYNMSHVVGYICGVSPAWRTYVMLLSTLNSCVDPFVFYFSSSRFQADFHELLRRLCGLWGQWQQESSVELNEQKGGEGKREDRPAEGKSSEHSLGSGTGGQVACAKS, encoded by the coding sequence ATGGGTGCAGGCCCCGACCAGTCCTATTTCTCCGGCAATCACTGGTTCGTCTTCTCGGTGTACCTCCTCACCTTCCTGGTGGGACTCCCCCTCAACCTGCTGGCCCTGGTGGTCTTCGTGGGCAAGCTGCGGCGCTGCCCGGTGGCCGTGGATGTGCTCCTGCTCAACCTGACCGCTTCGGACCTGCTCCTGCTGCTGTTCCTGCCCTTCCGCATGGTGGAGGCGGCCAGTGGCATGCGCTGGCCCCTGCCCTTCATCCTCTGCCCGCTCTCTGGATTCATCTTCTTCACCACCGTCTATCTCACCGCCCTCTTCCTGGCCGCTGTGAGTGTTGAGCGCTTCCTGAGCGTGGCCTACCCACTATGGTACAAGACCCGGCCGAGGCTGGGACAGGCGGGTCTGGTGAGTGTGGCCTGCTGGCTGTTggcctctgctcactgcagcgtGGTCTACATTGTGGAATTCTCGGGGGACACCTCCCACAGCCAGAGCATCAATGGGACCTGCTACCTGGAGTTCCGGAAGGACCAGCTAGCCTTCCTCCTGCCTGTACGGCTAGAGATGGCCGTGGTCCTCTTTGTGGTCCCCCTGATCATCACCAGCTACTGCTACAGCCGCCTGGTGTGGATCCTTGGCAGAGGGGGCAGCCACCGCCGGCAGAGGAGGGTGGCGGGGCTGGTGGCAGCCACACTGCTCAACTTCCTTGTCTGCTTTGGGCCCTACAACATGTCCCACGTTGTGGGCTATATCTGCGGTGTAAGCCCGGCATGGAGGACCTACGTGATGCTTCTCAGCACCCTGAACTCCTGTGTCGACCCCTTTGTCTTCTACTTCTCCTCCTCCAGATTCCAAGCCGACTTTCATGAGCTGCTGAGGAGGCTGTGTGGGCTCTGGGGCCAGTGGCAGCAGGAGAGCAGCGTGGAGCTGAATGagcagaagggaggggaggggaagagagaggaccGTCCAGCTGAAGGAAAGAGCAGTGAACACTCACTGGGCTCTGGAACTGGTGGCCAGGTGGCCTGTGCCAAAAGCTAG